GTGAGACGGCGGCGCGCGATTGCCAGAGCATGGGGTCCAGGCCTTTGAAAATCAGCGCGTGGGTAAACAGGTAAATGTCGTAGAGGAAGATGGCGGCAAGGTTCATGCACAGGAGTTTGATCTGACGATCATTTTCCGCGGCGAAGCGATAGAGTTGCTCCACACTCACCAGCGCAATCACCGCTAGCCCCAGTGCAAACCAAACGGACAAACCGGCCTGGTTCATGTTGGGAATAAAGAGCATCACAATCGCCAGCGCGGTAATGGGCCAACCGCCACTGAACAGTAATTGCAGGCTGGCCGGTAATTGGCGGCGATGGCTGTTATGCCTGAGGCATAGCCAGATGCAGAATACCCAGGCATTAAAATGCAGGTATTCAAAAATGATCAGTAAATACAGTGGGATCTTGTAGCCGGAGAACGACAGGGCGATCACACCCAAATGGATTGTATGCAGCAGTGCCGCCCACAGGAAAATCCAGGTTTTCTGGCCGCGCAAGAGCTGGAACAAGTAGGTGCCGGTAAGCAGGGCAGCGACAACGGCAGCACTAAAATAGGCGACAAAGGTGACGCTGTTATATTCCATCTTGGGCGAAATCCAGAAGTGGGTAATAAGTGGCAGGTATAAGTTTTGGCAATAAGCATAACAGTTGCCACTGGCAGATAGAATCATCGCTCCGGCGGTTGATTTTAAGATCAAATACTACCATCGCCTGTGTGGGTATTTGCCGCTATAATGCGCGCCGACGATTAACCCGCCCCAAGCTCGGGGGCAGATTATACTTGGGCTTTACTGGAGCAAATCCAGCCGCCTTTATACTAACGAGGAAAACGCCGTGATCCAGATGAAAAAGTTGTTCGGAGTACTGTTTGTTGCAGGTTTGGTCGCGGCGTCTGCCGTTGCCAACAGTGAAGATGACATCAAGGCGCGTCTCGCTCCGGTAGGTAGTACCTGTATGTCCGGTGAGGCCTGTGCGGCCGCGCCAGCCCCTGTGGCCGCCGCAGGTCCCAAATCCGGTAAGGAGGTGTACAGCAGCTTTTGTACTACCTGTCACTCTGCCGGGGTAATGGGTGCGCCCAAATCCGGTAACTCGGCCGACTGGGCGCCACGTATCGGCAAGGGCATTGAAACCCTGTATACCCATGCCATTGGTGGCTTTAACGCTATGCCTCCCAGAGGTATGTGCGCCGCCTGTTCCGATGATGAAATCAAAGGTGCTGTGGATTACATGGTTGAAAACAGCAAGTAATTTGCCTGCCAGCTAAATCCGTTTCACCCAAAAATAAACCCTCGCCATGGTCTGCATGGCGAGGGTTTATTGTTTATGGCTACTGTTGATGGCGCCTCCCGTCCGTGGGAGTGCCGTTTTGATTAGAAGTTGGCTTTGACGATCAATGCCGCGCGGCGGTCATTCACAAACCATGAACGGCCCGCTTCCGCACCTTGTCCATCAAGGATCATGATGGTTTTGGTTTGGGTATTGGCGATATTGGTTAATTGCAAACCAACAGTCACATTCTCATTGACGTTGTAAAACGCTGAGCCATCGAGGAAGCCTGAATCGTCGTTCCAGAGTGGATACTTACTGATGACGTCGCGTGTTGTCAGCAAGTACTTGGAGCGCCAGTTGTAAGCCAAGCGCAATGACCAGTCATTTTTGTCGTACATGGCGACAATGTTGAAGGTGTCTTTGGATTGGCCTTGCAGTGGCACTTTATCAAAGTCGACGCGCGCGCCTGTATCTGTGGCGGTACCGGCAAAACCATCGGAGCTGCCATCACCGCCATTGGGTACACCGCTGGCATCGATATAGGTGTAGTTCAT
The nucleotide sequence above comes from Cellvibrio sp. PSBB023. Encoded proteins:
- a CDS encoding cytochrome c5 family protein; translated protein: MKKLFGVLFVAGLVAASAVANSEDDIKARLAPVGSTCMSGEACAAAPAPVAAAGPKSGKEVYSSFCTTCHSAGVMGAPKSGNSADWAPRIGKGIETLYTHAIGGFNAMPPRGMCAACSDDEIKGAVDYMVENSK